The following proteins are encoded in a genomic region of Amycolatopsis sulphurea:
- the cobF gene encoding precorrin-6A synthase (deacetylating) — MRRIYAIGIGAGDPEHLTVQAIDRLNRVDVFFVLDKGEAKADLVRLRQDILDRFVTRPGYRVVSAQDPDRDRTPADYRVAVADWHQLRTDVYERLIRDELGEDETGAFLVWGDPSLYDSTIALIEAVLARETVEFDYEVVPGVSSVSALAARHRTTMNQIGRAVHFTTGRRLSEGWPADADDVFVLLDAHTTFDRFADQGVWIYWGAYLGTPEEILVSGLLDAGLATRIRELRAEARERNGWIMDTYLLRRPR, encoded by the coding sequence ATGCGGAGGATCTATGCGATCGGGATCGGCGCCGGCGACCCGGAACACCTGACTGTCCAGGCCATCGATCGGCTCAACCGGGTCGACGTGTTCTTCGTCCTCGACAAGGGGGAGGCCAAGGCCGACCTGGTACGGCTGCGACAGGACATCCTGGACCGGTTCGTGACCCGGCCGGGGTATCGAGTGGTGAGCGCGCAGGACCCGGACCGGGATCGAACGCCGGCCGACTACCGCGTCGCGGTCGCGGACTGGCACCAGCTCCGCACGGACGTGTACGAACGGCTGATTCGTGACGAGCTGGGCGAAGACGAGACCGGCGCGTTCCTGGTGTGGGGTGACCCGTCGTTGTACGACAGCACCATCGCGCTGATCGAAGCGGTGCTGGCGCGGGAGACGGTGGAGTTCGACTACGAGGTGGTGCCCGGGGTGAGCAGCGTTTCAGCGCTGGCCGCCCGGCACCGCACGACGATGAACCAGATCGGCCGCGCGGTGCACTTCACGACCGGGCGGCGGCTGTCCGAAGGCTGGCCTGCGGATGCGGACGACGTTTTCGTGCTGCTCGATGCCCACACGACCTTCGACCGGTTCGCCGATCAGGGAGTGTGGATCTACTGGGGGGCCTATCTCGGGACGCCGGAGGAGATTCTGGTGTCGGGCTTGCTGGACGCCGGGCTGGCCACGCGGATCCGCGAACTGCGAGCGGAGGCTCGGGAACGGAACGGATGGATCATGGACACCTATCTTTTGCGACGGCCTCGTTGA
- a CDS encoding IS1634 family transposase, giving the protein MASVIGKRIGGRVYYYLAESARVNGKPRVVGQRYLGTAEDIATAMAGGSAEAAGARHRTFGDVAAVWGTLQRLELIRRVDEAAGAQRAKPTLGFHLALAVLHRATAPGTELEQWWSGCVAQDLIRPRPRKDTITAASHHRALRRLTQERISDVEVAVAEAVRELLGDDGTEALAVDVAQFAAFTAADCTSSAGKDVLAGLGLVITRDGAIPLASRVYRRDSAPTFGALAGELGGRYPDAEVTLVFHAGQAAQLDLGARSGFVGSLPLADHRELRARTDSGYRPVDPERFAGLTALDTRATVDGVRRRVIVTHSATLHAAQHRAFTDELSTAVRDLDGLAAALAAGTHRGDRTQVHAEISRIIRGRRVERVLGITLEGTRPGEIRLSHRVDEAAVARLGDEFFGKQVLATDRDWPVAEVVTAARARTHLESTFRWLTGVAPAGYGQWTPHRIAVHTLVSVLAATVTHLMRREADRAGMNLSVAELLDQLRGIGETVLRHRSTGGRPRARRILSDRTPRQQALFELFGLARFAPR; this is encoded by the coding sequence GTGGCATCGGTGATCGGGAAACGAATCGGCGGCCGGGTCTACTACTACCTGGCCGAGTCCGCGCGGGTGAACGGGAAACCACGCGTGGTCGGCCAGCGCTACCTCGGCACCGCCGAGGACATCGCGACGGCGATGGCCGGCGGCTCGGCCGAAGCGGCCGGCGCGCGGCACCGGACGTTCGGCGATGTCGCAGCGGTATGGGGCACGTTGCAGCGGCTCGAACTGATCCGCCGCGTCGACGAGGCGGCCGGTGCCCAGCGAGCGAAGCCGACGCTCGGGTTCCACCTCGCGCTGGCCGTGCTGCACCGGGCGACCGCCCCGGGCACCGAGCTCGAACAGTGGTGGTCCGGCTGCGTCGCCCAGGATCTGATCCGCCCGCGCCCGCGGAAGGACACGATCACCGCGGCTAGCCATCATCGCGCGCTCCGGCGGCTCACCCAGGAGCGGATCAGCGACGTCGAAGTGGCCGTCGCCGAGGCCGTCCGGGAGCTGCTCGGCGACGACGGCACCGAAGCACTCGCCGTCGACGTGGCGCAGTTCGCCGCCTTCACCGCTGCGGATTGCACGTCGTCGGCTGGCAAGGACGTCCTCGCCGGGCTCGGCCTGGTCATCACCCGAGACGGCGCCATTCCGCTCGCTTCGCGCGTGTACCGGCGCGACTCGGCGCCCACGTTCGGCGCGCTGGCCGGTGAGCTGGGTGGGCGCTACCCGGATGCCGAGGTCACGCTCGTCTTCCACGCCGGGCAGGCCGCGCAGCTGGACCTCGGCGCGCGCAGCGGATTCGTCGGCTCGCTCCCGCTGGCCGACCACCGGGAGCTACGCGCCCGCACCGATTCGGGGTACCGGCCGGTGGACCCGGAGCGGTTCGCCGGCCTCACCGCGCTGGACACCCGCGCGACCGTGGACGGCGTCCGCCGCCGCGTCATCGTCACCCACTCCGCGACGTTGCACGCCGCGCAGCACCGGGCGTTCACCGACGAACTGAGCACCGCGGTACGCGACCTCGATGGCCTCGCCGCGGCACTGGCGGCGGGCACCCACCGCGGCGACCGGACGCAGGTGCACGCCGAAATCTCCCGGATCATCCGGGGCCGCCGGGTGGAACGGGTGCTCGGCATCACGCTGGAGGGCACCCGTCCCGGCGAGATCCGGCTGTCCCACCGGGTCGACGAAGCCGCCGTCGCCCGGCTCGGCGACGAGTTCTTCGGCAAGCAGGTCCTCGCCACGGACCGGGACTGGCCGGTGGCCGAGGTGGTGACGGCCGCCCGCGCACGCACCCACCTCGAATCGACCTTCCGCTGGCTGACCGGCGTCGCCCCGGCCGGCTACGGGCAGTGGACGCCGCACCGGATCGCCGTGCACACCCTGGTCTCGGTGCTCGCCGCCACGGTCACCCACCTGATGCGGCGTGAGGCCGACCGGGCCGGGATGAACCTGTCCGTGGCCGAACTGCTCGACCAGCTGCGCGGTATCGGCGAAACGGTGCTGCGGCACCGCTCGACCGGCGGGCGCCCGCGCGCCCGCCGGATCCTCTCCGACCGCACCCCTCGGCAGCAGGCGCTGTTCGAGCTGTTCGGCCTGGCCCGGTTCGCGCCCCGCTAG
- a CDS encoding heavy-metal-associated domain-containing protein, which translates to MTVATYTVEGMTCAHCVGAVKEEVGELTGVNSVEVDLGAGAVKVTSEQPLARDAVEAAVTEAGYRLVA; encoded by the coding sequence ATGACTGTGGCCACGTACACCGTCGAGGGGATGACCTGTGCGCACTGCGTCGGCGCGGTGAAGGAGGAGGTCGGCGAGCTGACCGGGGTCAACTCGGTCGAGGTGGACCTCGGCGCTGGCGCAGTGAAGGTGACCAGCGAGCAGCCGCTGGCCCGGGACGCGGTCGAAGCCGCGGTCACCGAGGCCGGCTACCGGCTCGTCGCGTAG
- a CDS encoding SDR family oxidoreductase, with amino-acid sequence MKTVFVTGASAGFGAAIARRFVAEGDRVVAAARSSERLAELARELGDALLPLTLDVRDRESVARAVDVLPGDWASVDVLVNNAGLAKGLGPAQAAELEDWDQMIETNVTGLVHLTRALLPGMVERGRGHVINIGSIAGTYPYPGGNVYGATKAFVHQFSLNLRSDLHGTGVRVTNVEPGMVGGTEFSTVRFDGDRDKADRFYAGTTPLTADDVAESVYWAANQPAHVNINVIELMPVVQSFSALQIHREG; translated from the coding sequence ATGAAGACCGTGTTCGTGACCGGGGCCAGTGCCGGATTCGGGGCGGCGATCGCGCGGCGATTCGTGGCCGAAGGAGACCGGGTCGTCGCGGCGGCGCGTAGCTCCGAGCGGCTCGCGGAGCTGGCCCGGGAACTGGGGGACGCCCTGTTGCCCCTCACCCTCGACGTGCGGGACCGGGAGTCGGTCGCCCGCGCCGTGGACGTGCTGCCCGGGGACTGGGCGAGCGTCGACGTGCTGGTCAACAACGCGGGGCTGGCCAAGGGGCTGGGGCCGGCGCAGGCGGCCGAGCTCGAGGACTGGGACCAGATGATCGAGACCAACGTGACCGGGCTCGTGCACCTCACTCGCGCGCTGCTGCCGGGGATGGTCGAGCGCGGGCGCGGTCACGTGATCAACATCGGGTCGATCGCCGGGACTTACCCCTACCCGGGTGGCAACGTCTACGGGGCGACCAAGGCGTTCGTGCACCAGTTCAGCCTCAACCTGCGCAGTGACCTGCACGGCACCGGCGTCCGGGTGACCAATGTCGAGCCGGGCATGGTCGGCGGGACCGAGTTCTCCACCGTCCGGTTCGACGGTGACCGGGACAAAGCGGACCGGTTTTACGCCGGCACCACCCCGCTGACCGCGGACGACGTCGCGGAGTCGGTGTACTGGGCGGCGAACCAGCCGGCGCACGTGAACATCAACGTGATCGAGCTGATGCCGGTCGTGCAGAGCTTCTCCGCGCTGCAGATCCACCGCGAGGGCTAG